The Oncorhynchus nerka isolate Pitt River linkage group LG24, Oner_Uvic_2.0, whole genome shotgun sequence genome has a window encoding:
- the LOC135564272 gene encoding serine/threonine-protein kinase Sgk1-like isoform X2, giving the protein MRTTTELKAFMKQRRMGLNDFIQRLATSNSFTCKHPDVQSIVNLAPQQQEAELMNANPSPPPSPSQQMNLGPSSNPTAKPSDFHFLKVIGKGSFGKVLLARHRTDDQFYAVKVLQKKAILKKKEEKHIMSERNVLLKNIKHPFLVGLHYSFQTADKLYFVLDYINGGELFYHLQRERRFLEPRARFYTAEIASALGYLHSLNIVYRDLKPENILLDSQGHIILTDFGLCKENIEQNGTTSTFCGTPEYLAPEVLHKQPYDRTVDWWCLGAVLYEMLYGLPPFYSRNTAEMYDNILNKPLQLKPNISNSAKHILEGLLQKDRTQRLGHSHDFEEIKNHMFFSPINWDDLTAKKLTPPFNPNVTGPNDLRHFDTEFTDEPVPSSIGCSPDSSLITASIKEAAEAFLGFSYAPSMDSYL; this is encoded by the exons ATGAGGACCACTACGGAACTAAAAG CTTTCATGAAACAGAGAAGAATGGGGCTGAATGACTTCATTCAGAGGTTGGCAACGAGTAACTCATTCACCTGCAAACA tcctgatGTTCAGTCCATCGTCAACTTGGCTCCCCAACAACAGGAGGCTGAGCTAATGAATGcaaacccctctcctcct CCCAGTCCCTCCCAGCAGATGAACCTGGGCCCGTCCTCCAACCCCACAGCCAAGCCCAGTGACTTCCACTTCCTGAAGGTGATAGGGAAGGGCAGCTTCGGGAAGGTCCTCCTAGCCAGGCACCGAACAGACGACCAGTTCTACGCTGTTAAGGTGCTGCAGAAGAAGGCCATCCTGAAGAAGAAAGAG GAGAAGCACATCATGTCAGAGAGGAACGTCCTGTTGAAGAACATTAAACACCCCTTCCTAGTGGGACTACACTACTCCTTCCAGACCGCTGATAAACTCTACTTTGTGCTGGACTACATTAacggaggagag tTGTTCTACCATCTCCAAAGGGAGAGACGTTTCTTAGAGCCCCGGGCCAGGTTCTATACAGCGGAGATCGCCAGTGCCCTGGGCTACCTCCACTCTCTAAACATCGTGTACAGAGACCTGAAGCCTGAGAATATTCTACTGGACTCTCAAGGACACATCATACTCACGGACTTCGGCCTCTGCAAAGAGAACATAGAACAGAACGGAACCACGTCAACGTTCTGTGGAACACCAGAG taCCTAGCTCCAGAGGTGTTACACAAGCAGCCGTATGACAGGACGGTGGACTGGTGGTGTTTAGGAGCCGTGCTTTATGAGATGCTGTATGGCCTG CCTCCGTTCTACAGTCGTAACACAGCAGAGATGTACGACAACATCCTGAACAAGCCCCTGCAGCTCAAACCCAACATCTCTAACTCTGCCAAGCACATACTGGAGGGACTGCTGCAGAAAGACCGCACACAACGACTGGGACACAGCCACGACttc gaggagATCAAGAACCACATGTTCTTCTCCCCCATCAACTGGGATGACCTGACCGCTAAGAAGCTCACCCCCCCTTTCAATCCAAACGTG acgggCCCTAACGACCTTCGCCACTTTGACACAGAGTTCACAGACGAACCCGTCCCCTCATCCATTGGCTGTTCCCCTGACTCCTCCCTCATCACTGCCAGCATCAAGGAGGCAGCCGAGGCCTTCCTAGGGTTCAGCTACGCTCCTTCCATGGACTCATACCTGTAG
- the LOC135564272 gene encoding serine/threonine-protein kinase Sgk1-like isoform X3, protein MKQRRMGLNDFIQRLATSNSFTCKHPDVQSIVNLAPQQQEAELMNANPSPPPSPSQQMNLGPSSNPTAKPSDFHFLKVIGKGSFGKVLLARHRTDDQFYAVKVLQKKAILKKKEEKHIMSERNVLLKNIKHPFLVGLHYSFQTADKLYFVLDYINGGELFYHLQRERRFLEPRARFYTAEIASALGYLHSLNIVYRDLKPENILLDSQGHIILTDFGLCKENIEQNGTTSTFCGTPEYLAPEVLHKQPYDRTVDWWCLGAVLYEMLYGLPPFYSRNTAEMYDNILNKPLQLKPNISNSAKHILEGLLQKDRTQRLGHSHDFEEIKNHMFFSPINWDDLTAKKLTPPFNPNVTGPNDLRHFDTEFTDEPVPSSIGCSPDSSLITASIKEAAEAFLGFSYAPSMDSYL, encoded by the exons ATGAAACAGAGAAGAATGGGGCTGAATGACTTCATTCAGAGGTTGGCAACGAGTAACTCATTCACCTGCAAACA tcctgatGTTCAGTCCATCGTCAACTTGGCTCCCCAACAACAGGAGGCTGAGCTAATGAATGcaaacccctctcctcct CCCAGTCCCTCCCAGCAGATGAACCTGGGCCCGTCCTCCAACCCCACAGCCAAGCCCAGTGACTTCCACTTCCTGAAGGTGATAGGGAAGGGCAGCTTCGGGAAGGTCCTCCTAGCCAGGCACCGAACAGACGACCAGTTCTACGCTGTTAAGGTGCTGCAGAAGAAGGCCATCCTGAAGAAGAAAGAG GAGAAGCACATCATGTCAGAGAGGAACGTCCTGTTGAAGAACATTAAACACCCCTTCCTAGTGGGACTACACTACTCCTTCCAGACCGCTGATAAACTCTACTTTGTGCTGGACTACATTAacggaggagag tTGTTCTACCATCTCCAAAGGGAGAGACGTTTCTTAGAGCCCCGGGCCAGGTTCTATACAGCGGAGATCGCCAGTGCCCTGGGCTACCTCCACTCTCTAAACATCGTGTACAGAGACCTGAAGCCTGAGAATATTCTACTGGACTCTCAAGGACACATCATACTCACGGACTTCGGCCTCTGCAAAGAGAACATAGAACAGAACGGAACCACGTCAACGTTCTGTGGAACACCAGAG taCCTAGCTCCAGAGGTGTTACACAAGCAGCCGTATGACAGGACGGTGGACTGGTGGTGTTTAGGAGCCGTGCTTTATGAGATGCTGTATGGCCTG CCTCCGTTCTACAGTCGTAACACAGCAGAGATGTACGACAACATCCTGAACAAGCCCCTGCAGCTCAAACCCAACATCTCTAACTCTGCCAAGCACATACTGGAGGGACTGCTGCAGAAAGACCGCACACAACGACTGGGACACAGCCACGACttc gaggagATCAAGAACCACATGTTCTTCTCCCCCATCAACTGGGATGACCTGACCGCTAAGAAGCTCACCCCCCCTTTCAATCCAAACGTG acgggCCCTAACGACCTTCGCCACTTTGACACAGAGTTCACAGACGAACCCGTCCCCTCATCCATTGGCTGTTCCCCTGACTCCTCCCTCATCACTGCCAGCATCAAGGAGGCAGCCGAGGCCTTCCTAGGGTTCAGCTACGCTCCTTCCATGGACTCATACCTGTAG
- the LOC135564272 gene encoding serine/threonine-protein kinase Sgk1-like isoform X1: MTIIRERDWSLLMTYSKTGGLGALLTAFMKQRRMGLNDFIQRLATSNSFTCKHPDVQSIVNLAPQQQEAELMNANPSPPPSPSQQMNLGPSSNPTAKPSDFHFLKVIGKGSFGKVLLARHRTDDQFYAVKVLQKKAILKKKEEKHIMSERNVLLKNIKHPFLVGLHYSFQTADKLYFVLDYINGGELFYHLQRERRFLEPRARFYTAEIASALGYLHSLNIVYRDLKPENILLDSQGHIILTDFGLCKENIEQNGTTSTFCGTPEYLAPEVLHKQPYDRTVDWWCLGAVLYEMLYGLPPFYSRNTAEMYDNILNKPLQLKPNISNSAKHILEGLLQKDRTQRLGHSHDFEEIKNHMFFSPINWDDLTAKKLTPPFNPNVTGPNDLRHFDTEFTDEPVPSSIGCSPDSSLITASIKEAAEAFLGFSYAPSMDSYL, encoded by the exons ATGAcaataataagagagagagactggtcttTGTTGATGACCTATTCCAAAACAGGAGGACTAGGAGCTTTACTCACTG CTTTCATGAAACAGAGAAGAATGGGGCTGAATGACTTCATTCAGAGGTTGGCAACGAGTAACTCATTCACCTGCAAACA tcctgatGTTCAGTCCATCGTCAACTTGGCTCCCCAACAACAGGAGGCTGAGCTAATGAATGcaaacccctctcctcct CCCAGTCCCTCCCAGCAGATGAACCTGGGCCCGTCCTCCAACCCCACAGCCAAGCCCAGTGACTTCCACTTCCTGAAGGTGATAGGGAAGGGCAGCTTCGGGAAGGTCCTCCTAGCCAGGCACCGAACAGACGACCAGTTCTACGCTGTTAAGGTGCTGCAGAAGAAGGCCATCCTGAAGAAGAAAGAG GAGAAGCACATCATGTCAGAGAGGAACGTCCTGTTGAAGAACATTAAACACCCCTTCCTAGTGGGACTACACTACTCCTTCCAGACCGCTGATAAACTCTACTTTGTGCTGGACTACATTAacggaggagag tTGTTCTACCATCTCCAAAGGGAGAGACGTTTCTTAGAGCCCCGGGCCAGGTTCTATACAGCGGAGATCGCCAGTGCCCTGGGCTACCTCCACTCTCTAAACATCGTGTACAGAGACCTGAAGCCTGAGAATATTCTACTGGACTCTCAAGGACACATCATACTCACGGACTTCGGCCTCTGCAAAGAGAACATAGAACAGAACGGAACCACGTCAACGTTCTGTGGAACACCAGAG taCCTAGCTCCAGAGGTGTTACACAAGCAGCCGTATGACAGGACGGTGGACTGGTGGTGTTTAGGAGCCGTGCTTTATGAGATGCTGTATGGCCTG CCTCCGTTCTACAGTCGTAACACAGCAGAGATGTACGACAACATCCTGAACAAGCCCCTGCAGCTCAAACCCAACATCTCTAACTCTGCCAAGCACATACTGGAGGGACTGCTGCAGAAAGACCGCACACAACGACTGGGACACAGCCACGACttc gaggagATCAAGAACCACATGTTCTTCTCCCCCATCAACTGGGATGACCTGACCGCTAAGAAGCTCACCCCCCCTTTCAATCCAAACGTG acgggCCCTAACGACCTTCGCCACTTTGACACAGAGTTCACAGACGAACCCGTCCCCTCATCCATTGGCTGTTCCCCTGACTCCTCCCTCATCACTGCCAGCATCAAGGAGGCAGCCGAGGCCTTCCTAGGGTTCAGCTACGCTCCTTCCATGGACTCATACCTGTAG